The nucleotide sequence GCGGAGCATCCGGGGATGCTCGGTGTTTTTCGCCACGTGGACGGCGCGCGGACGGTGTGCGGGGCGCCGTGGGACGGGGTCCGCGACCCCGCGCGCCGTCGTCGGGCCGCTCTCCGTGCCGGGTAACGACTCTGTTTCCGGCATTAATTTTCGCGAACGAAGGGTTGGCCCGAACGGGGGTCGTGGCTATCGTTCACGGACTTCACCCAATCGTTCGACTGAACGAGTAAGGGAAGGGTGCCCCCGTTCATGTCCCCGTTCCAGACCGAGACCTCGCACCGAACAGCCCCCGCCGCGGCCGGGCTGCCACGGAGGTCGCTGCTCACCACCGCGGCGGCGATCGGCGGTGCGCTCGGCGGCTCCGCCCTGCTGAGCGGCTGCTCAGGAGCCGCCTCCGCGTCCCCGACGAGGGCGGTGCCCACCCACGGCCCGGCCGGGCGGCCCGACCGCGGCGGCACCCTGCGCATCGCCCGGCCACCCGCCTCCGACGCCGAGACCCTCGACCCCGCGAGCGCGCTCTCCGCGTACGAGTACCTCGGCGCGCTCTACAACCGGCTCGTCCGGATCGGGCCCGACGGCACCGTCGCCCCCGACCTCGCCGAATCCTGGGAGCCCGACGCCAAGGCGACCACGTGGACCTTCCGGCTGCGCCGCGGCGTCACCTTCCACGACGGCCGCGCGTTCACCTCCGCCGACGCCGCCTACACCCTGCGCCACATCCTCGACACCGCGACCGCCTCCCCGCAGGCCCCCGTGCTGTCCCCGCTGGTCGACCCGAAGCGGCTGCGCACCCCGGACGCCCACACCCTGGTCGTCCCGCTGAAGAGCCCGCACGCCGAGTTCCCCAGCCTGCTCACCCACTACAACTGCTACGTCGTCCCGGACGGCAGCGCCCGCTCCATCGGCCGCACCGGCATCGGCACCGGCCCGTTCCGGCTCGAATCCTTCGCCGCCGCCGGGCCCGGCCGGGTCACCGCCTACCCGGACCACTGGGCCGGGCGCCCGGTCCTGGACGCCATCGACTTCTACTCCGTCGCCGATATGCAGGCCCGCTCCAACGCCCTGCTCGCCGGACAGGTCGATCTGCTCTCCCAGACCAACCTCGACTTCGCCACCGCCCGGGTCATCGCCGCCTCCGACCGCGCCACCATCGCCCGCGCCGAGAACGCCCAGTGGTACGTGCTGCCGATGCTCACCACCGAGAAGCCCTTCACCGATGTGCGGGTGCGGCAGGCGATGAAGCTCGCCTACGACCCCGAGCACATCCTGAAGGCCGCCCTCCAGGGCGCGGGCACGGCCGGCTGGGACAACCCCGTCCCGCCGAACGACCCCACCCACACCGCCGCCCACCCCGCCCACGACCCCGAGCAGGCCCGCCATCTGCTGAAGAAGGCCGGGCACGAGCGGCTGGCGGTGGACCTCTACACCTCCTCGTACGACCCGATCTTCACGCCCATGGCGCTCGCCTACCAGGAGTCGGCCGGGCGCGCCGGCATCCGGATCCGGGTCAAGACCGCGGCCGCCGACTCGTACTACACCCAGATCTGGATGAAGAAGCCGCTGATGGCCACCTACTGGTACACCGGGCGCCCCGTCGACCAGCTCCTCAACCAGGTCTTCCGCGGCGGCTCCTCGTACAACGAGACCGCCTGGTCCGACAAGGAGTTCGACGCGCTGCTCGACCGGGCCCGCCGGGAGACCGACGCGGGCCGCAGGCGCGAGCTGTACGGGCAGGCGCAGACGCTGGTGATCGAGCGGGGCGGGGCCATCACCCCGATGTTCGCCGACCGGCTCGTCGGGATCTCCCGGAAGGTGCGCGGCTACGCGGAGCACGGCTTCGAGTTCGACTACCTCCGCATCGGCCTGAAGGGGGCATGAGGCGCATGCTCACCTTCCTCGTCCGCCGCGTGGTCTCCGCGCTGGGCACCCTGCTGCTCTCCTCGGTCCTGGTCTTCCTGGCCGTCCAGGCGCTGCCCGGCGATGTCGCCACACAGGTGCTCGGCAGGGACGCCACCCCCGACGCGGTCGCCGCGCTGCGCAAGCAGATGGGGCTCGACCAGCCCGCGTGGGAGCGCTACGGCCACTGGATCAGCGGCGCCCTGCACGGCGACTTCGGCACCTCGCTGGTCACCACCAAACCGGTGGGCGGCGAGGTCGCCCAGTACCTCGGCAACTCCGCCCTCATCGCCGTCGTCACCATCCTCTTCGCGGTCACCGGCTCCCTCGTCCTCGGCATCGTCGCCGGGCTCTACCGCGACCGCTGGCCCGACCACCTGATCTCCACGGTCAGCCTGGTCGGGATGAGCGTCCCCGAATTCGTCGTGGCCACCGTGCTGGTGCTCGCCTTCTCCGTCACCGTGCCGGTGCTTCCCGCCGTGGTGCTGTACGGACCGGGCGCCGGCACCGGGCAGCTCCTCCCGGCGGTCTGGCTGCCCGCCGCCTCGCTCGCGATCGTCATGGCCGCGTACATCGTGCGGATGGCCCGTACCTCGGTGATCGACGTCATGGCGAGCGAATACGTCACCACCGCCCGGCTCAAGGGCCTGTCCACCTGGCGGGTGGTCACCCGGCACGCGCTGCCCAGTGCCCTGCTGCCCACCCTCCACGTCATCGCGCTCAATGTGGCCTGGCTGGTCGGCGGCGTCGCCGTGGTCGAGAACGTCTTCAACTACCCCGGCATCGGCAAGCTGATGCTCTCCTCCGTCCAGAACCGCGACCTGCCCGTCATCCAGGCCATCGCCCTCATCAGCGCCGTCGTCTACGTCCTGTGCAACCTCGCCGCCGACCTCGGCTCCATGGCCCTCAACCCCAAGCTCCGCACCCGAGGAGGGAGGATCCGATGAGCTCGCTGGAAGATCCGATGAACTCCCTGAAGGCACCCGCACCCGCACCCGCACCCGCACCCGCACCCGCACCCGCACCCGCGGGCGCGGCCGCCACCGCACCGCCCGCGCCCGTCCGGCCCGGTGTCGCCGCCCGCACCTGGCGCGCCGTGCGCTCCTCCCGCCCCACCGCCATCGGGCTCGCGATCGTCGCCGTCCACCTCGTGGTCGCGCTGCTCGCCCCGCTGCTCACCCCCTACCACCCCACCACCGGCGACGCCTCGCACGCGCTGCTCGGGCCCGGCGCCGACCACTGGGCGGGCACCGACAGCTACGGGCGCGATGTGCTGACCCGGGTGCTGTACGGCGGGCGGTACGCGCTCGGCGTCTCCGTCACCGCGACCGTCCTCACCGTCGCCCTCGGCGCCGTCCTCGGCTGCGCGGCCGCCCTGCGCGGCGGCTGGCTGGACGATCTGCTCATGCGCGTCCTGGACGCGGTGCTGTCCATCCCCGCGATCCTCGTCCTGCTGGTGATCGTCACCGCGCTGGGCACCGGATCCGCGGTCATCGTGCTGGCCATCGCCGTCGTCTGCGTCCCCCAGGTGGTACGGGTCGTGCGCGGCGCCGCGCTCGCCGTCGTCCCCCAGGACTACGTCACCGCGGCGCGCGCCCGCGGCGAGAGCACCTGGGCGATCCTGCGGCGCGAGGTGCTGCCCAACATCACCGACGTGGTGTGCGTCGAGTTCGCGATGCGCGCCTCCTGGGTGGTGCTGCTGATCTCCTCGCTGTCCTTCCTGGGCTTCGGCGCCGACCCGCCCACCCCCGACTGGGGGCTGATGGTCTCGGAGAACCGCACCGCCATCACCGTCGTCCCGATGGCCAGCCTCGCGCCGATCATCGCCCTGGCCACGCTGGTGGTCGGGCTCAACCTCGCGGCCGACGGCCTGTCCAAGGCGTGGGGCGTGGACCGGATCCGGGAGGGCTCCTGATGACGGCTGTCACGTCGGCGGACGCGAATGTTCCGGCGGAGACGACGCCCATCGTCTCGGTGGACGCGTTGTCCGTGGCCTACCGTTCGGGCGGGTCGGGCGGGCGCGAGGTGCCCGTCGTGGACGAGGTGTCGCTGGAGGTCGGCCCCGGCCGGACGCTGGCCCTGGTCGGCGAGTCGGGCAGCGGCAAGTCGACGGTCGCCGCGACGCTTCTGGGGCATCTGCGGCACGGATCGCGGCTGACCGGCGGACGGGTCGCCGTCGAGGGCAAGGACGTCTTCGCGCTCTCCGCACGGGAGTTGCGGCGGCTGCGCGGCGGTACGGTCGCGATGGTCTCCCAGAACGCGGGCCACGCCCTGACGCCGAGCATGCGCATCGGACGGCAGATCGCGGAGGCGGGCGGCGAGGTGCCCGTCACGGACCTCCTGGAGCAGGTCAGGCTGCCGCACCCCCGCGAACTCGCCCGCCGCTATCCGCATGAGCTCTCCGGCGGACAGCAGCAGCGCGTGGCCATCGCCATGGCCATCGCGGCCCGCCCCAAGGTGCTCGTCCTGGACGAGCCCACCACCGGCCTCGACGTGATCACCCAGCGCGGGGTGCTGGACCTGGTCGGCACCCTGCGCGAGGAACTCGGCCTCGCCGCCGTCCTGGTCAGCCACGACCTCGGCGTGGTCGCGCACATGGCCGACGAGGTGTGCGTGCTGCGCGCCGGGCGGGTCGTCGAGGCCGCCCCCACCCGGCGGCTCTTCGCCGCCCCCGCCGACCCGTACACCCGCCGCCTGCTGGCCAGCGTCCCGCGCGTCGCGGACGCCGGGCTGGCGCTGGTGGGTGAGGACGGCACGCGCGAGATCCGGCCCAGGGCCGAGGTGCCCGCGGACGCGGCCGAGGCGCTGGACGTACGGGAAGTGACGATCGACTACGGCACCAGCCGCGCCGTGGACGGGGTCTCCTTCAACGTACGGAGGGGGGAGGTGCTGGCCCTGGTCGGCGAGTCGGGGAGCGGCAAGTCGACGATCGCGTGGTCGCTGGCGGGACTGCGGGGGGCGTCGGGCGGGACGATGCGGGCTACGTCGGGCGATGCGGCGGCCGGTGCGTCCGGCGGTGCGTCCGGCAGTGTGTCCGGCGGTGACCTGGGCGCCCCCGCGCGGCGGCGCCCGCTCGCCCTGCGCCGCACCGTGCAGCTCGTCTTCCAGAACGCCGACACCTCGCTCAATCCGCGGCGTTCGGTGGGCGATGCGATACGGCGGCCCCTGCGCTTCTTCGGCTCGGCGGGGTCGCGGGGCGAGGCGGCCTCGCGGGCCCGGAAGCTGATCGCCGACGTCCGCCTCGACCCCGACTTCGCCGACCGGCTGCCCGCGCAACTGTCGGGCGGCCAGCGCCAGCGGATCGGCATCGCGCGGGCACTGGCCGGAGAGCCGGAAGTGCTGATCGCCGACGAGATCACGACGGCGCTGGACGTGTCCGTACAGGCCGATGTGTTGCGGCTGCTGGACGATCTGCGCCGCGAGCGGGACTTGGCGTGCCTGTTCATCAGCCACGACCTGGCGGTGGTGCGGGGGATCGCGGACCGGGTGGTGGTGCTGCGGCACGGGGTGGTGGTGGAGGAGGGGCCCACGGATGCGGTGTTCGAGGGGCCGGGGCATCCGTATACGCGGGCGCTGATGGCGGCGGCGCTGGAGCCGGATCCGGAGGCGGCGGGGGAGGGAGCGGCGGCTTCGGCGGAGGAGTGGGCGGACGCCGCCGAGCCGGGGGCGATCTGGGACGAGTTGGGCGGGGGCCACCGGGTGCGCAGGTGGCGGCCGGCGGATGGCTAGCCCCCACCCCGCCCCTTCCCGATACCGGGGCCGGCCCCGGCCCCCGCGGGGGGTGCCCCCTGAGGCATCGCCGCCGGGTGCGGGCCGGTGGGCGGGTTGTGCCCACCCGTTCCGCCCCGCGGAACGATTGCCCACAACCGGGCGGGATCCGGGCCGCCGCAGGCGCGCCCGAGGGGCGGCCGGGGCTGTGTCCTGGGCTTGGCCGGGTTGTGCGCGGGGCGCGGGCTGGGGCTGTGCCCCTGGGCCTTGCCGGGGCTGCATCACTGCCCCGGACCTGTGTCCAGAGCCTCGCTGGGCGGGGCCTTCAGCCTCCGAGCGAGCTGCGCGCGGCGCAGTTCAAGCCCCTCCGGCGATTGAGGAGCGGGATCCGGGGCGGAGCCCCGGTATCGGGAAGGGGCGGGGTGGGGGCTTGCCCGCCGCAGGCGCACCCGACCCGCAGGCGCACCCGACCCGCAGGCCCACCCGACCCTGAGACAACCCACCCCCGACCCGCAGACAACCCACCACGTAAGGACAGGCGTGAAGTACCGCGAGACGTTCGACCGCGAGGTGCGCGTCGAGGACGTATGGATCCCCACCCGGGACGGGAAAACGCGGCTGCACGCACGCATCTGGCGCCCGGCGGATGCCGAGACCGCCCCCGTCCCCGCCCTCCTCGAATACCTCCCGTACCGCAAGAGCGATTGGACCGCACCCCGCGACGCCCAGCGCCACCCCTGGTACGCCGGGCACGGCTACGCCTCCGTACGAGTCGATCTGCGCGGCAGCGGCGACTCCGAGGGCGTGATGCTCGACGAGTACACCGCGACCGAGCTCGCCGACGGCGTCGACGTCGTCAACTGGCTCGCGGAGCAGCCCTGGTGCACCGGCAAGGTGGGGATGTTCGGGATCTCCTGGGGCGGGTTCAACTCCCTCCAGATCGCCGCCCTGCGCCCCGAGCCGCTGAAGGCGATCGTCACCGTCTGCTCCACCGACGACCGTTACGACAACGACGTCCACTACACCGGCGGCGCCGTCCTCGGCATCGACATGCTCGCCTGGGCCGGGACGATGCTGGCGTTCACCGCCCGCCCCCCGCACCCCACCTCCGTCGGCGAGGACCGCTGGCTGCCCATGTGGCGGGAGCGGCTCGACGCGCTCGAGCCGTATCTGCACACCTGGCTCGCCCACCAGGAGCGGGACGACTACTGGCGGCACGGCAGCGTCTGCGAGGACTACGGCGCGATCGAGGCCGCCGTGCTCGCGGTCGGCGGCTGGGCCGATCCGTACCGGGACACCGTGCTGCGCCTGCTGGAACACCTCGACGCGCCCGTGCGCGGGCTCATCGGCCCCTGGTCACATCAGTACCCGGACCGGGGACTGCCGCCGGGCCCGGCGATCGGCTTCCTGCAGGAAACCCTGCGCTGGTGGGACCACTGGCTCAAGGACGAGCCGACCGGCGTGCTGGACGAGCCGCCGCTGCGCGCCTGGATCAACGCCCCCGTACCGCCCGCCACCTCGTACGACACCATGCCCGGCCGCTGGGTCGGCGAGGACGCCTGGCCGTCGCCGTCCGTCGCCTGGGACGAACGCCCCCTCGGCGGCCCCGCCGACGAGCCGGTGATCGTACGCTCGCCGCTGCACACCGGGCTGGACGCGGGCCGCTTCTTCCCGTTCGGCAACGCCACCGATCTGCCGCCCGACCAGCGCGCGGAGGACGGCCGCTCGGTCTGCTTCGACTCGGCGCCGCTGACCGGAAGGGTCGAGATCCTGGGCCGTCCCCGCGTACGGCTACGCCTCGACAGCGCCACCCCGCGCGCCCATGTCATCGCCCGGGTCTGCGATGTGGCGCCCGACGGCTCGTCCACCCTGGTCACCCGTGGGGTGCTCAACCTCCTGTCGAGGAAGGGGCGGGACAAGGCCGTGGAGTGGCGGCCAGGGCGCGAAGAGGACGTGGAGTTCGAGCTGAACGCCACCGGCTACGCCTTCCCGCCCGGCCACCGCATCAGGGTCGCCGTCTCCGACGCGTACTGGCCGTGGGTCTGGCCGCACGGCGAGCGCGGCCGGCTGACCGTACGGCCCGGGGACAGCGCCCTGCTGCTGCCCGTACGGGATCCGGGCGCCGACGCGGGCCGCCCGTCCATCGTCTTCGAGGAGCCCGAGCAGGCCGCGCCGCTCGCCGTGACCGTCGACCCGCCCGCTGAACCACGCCCCGAGCGGACCGTCACCCACGACGTGGCGACGGGCGAGTGGGTGCTGGACGTGGACCCCAACTACGGCGGCTCCCGCACCTATCCCGACGGTCTGCGCTACGAGGAGAGCGCCCGCGAGATCTACCGCATCCGCTCCGACGATCCGCTGTCGGCCGTGGCAAGCTCTCGGTGGACCATCCGGCTGCGACGCGGGGCCTGGGACACGGAGGTCATCACCGCCGTGGAACTGCGTGCCACGGCGGAGGAATTCATCATGGACAGCAGCATCGAGGCACGGGCGAACGGAGAGACAGTGGCCACGCGCGCATGGCACCACACCACGCCGAGGACATCCGCGTGACGTCCGCCTCCGGACGCCGCCCCGCGCGCCGCGCCGTCGACGCCTCGCGCCGCACCCGGCAGCCCACCGAGGTGCGCCGCCGCCTCATCGTGGAGGCCGCCGTTCCGCTCATCGCGGAGCGCGGCACCAAGGGGGTCGGGGTGCGCGAGGTGGCGGCCGCGGCCGAGGTCTCGGTCGGCACGGTCACGTACCACTTCGAGAGCGTGCAGGAAGTCCTCTCCGAGGCGATGGTGCTGCACATAGAGCGCTACTACGCCGCGCTGAGCGAGGCCGCGGCGACGGCCACCAGCGGCGCGCAGGGGCTGCGGCTGCTCATCGACGCGCTCTTCACGGACGACACGGACCAGCACTGGCGGATGTGGTTCGACTACTGGAACGCGGGCGAACGCGACCAGTCCTTCGCCCGTGGCCAGGCCGAGCGCTACGAGGCATGGCACGGCGAGATCCGGTCCCTGGTCCAACGGGGCCGGGACGAGGGCGACTTCGTATGTGACGACCCGGCCGACTTCGCCCTCCGCTTCTCCGCCCTGGCCGACGGCCTGGCCCTGCGCCGCCTGCGCCAGGCCCCCGCCCTGACCGTGGCGGACGCCCGCCGTCACCTGCGCCGCTTCGTGGCGGCGGAGCTGGAGGGCTGAACGGGAAGTGCCCCGCCCCTCCGGGCACCGGCACCGGCACCGGTGCCGGTGCCGGTGCCCGGAGGGGCGGGGACAGGGCGCCTCAGGACAGGGCGCCTCAGGTCACCCGGCGCAGAGGATCAGGCTGATGCCGGCGCCTCTGGGCACGGTGTTCGGGCTGTGGGGGGAGACCTCGACGACCGTGCCCGGCTTGCCGTTCCTGCCGCAGTCCACCTCGCCGACCTTGCCGAGCTCGAGCTGCGACTTCAGCAGCAGCTGCTTGGCGAACTCCAGGCTGAGCCCCCCGAAGTCGAGCTTGTACTTGCTGTCCTCCAGCGCGACGTAGGCGGCTTCGGGGTCGGCGGTCACGGTGCCGGTGGCGGCGGGCCTCGGGGTGTTGGAAGCGCCGTTGATGGAGGCCAGGGCGGTGCCGCCGCCGACCACCACGAGGGCGGTGGCGATGCCCGCTATGGCCGTGGCCCGCTTACGACGGGCCTTGCGCACAATGCCTGCCGTGTCGAAGTCCGGCGCCTCGGCCGCGTTCACAAAGTCGTTCATGGCGTTCACCAATTCCTCTTCGAAGGGCGTAGAACCGGTGCAGCCGGGAGGCCGCGAACCATACGAGGTCATCGGGTTCCTTCCGTGAGCTGCCGCGGTGAAGGGCCAGAAAGCGCGGGGAACTGGCTTCTGAGCTTGTCCATGCCACGGGCGAGCTGGGACCGCACGGTGCTGGGTGAGATGCCCAGGTCCGCCGCGATCTCGGCATCGGACAGGTCGTGGAAGTACCGCAGCACCACGACCGTGCGCATGCGCATCGGCAGACACTGAAGGGCGCGGACCAACTGGTCCCTGCTGTCGATACGCCCGTACTCGTCCCCAGCAACCGCCCGCTCGCCGCTGTCCTGATGCGGAACCATGCGGCGGAACCTCCGCCACCGGTCGTTGGCCAGGTTCACCATGATCCGCCGGACGTAGGCGTCGGGAGCATCCTTGGCGGCGATCGTGCGCCACTTGCGGCAGGCCCGCTCCAGCGTCTCCTGGACCAGGTCCTCCGCCGCCTCACGGTTCCCCGTCAAGACAAGGGCGCCGCGGAACAACGCGGCCGACCGCGTCGCGACAAAACCATGGAAGTCCATCTCCGCCGAACCGGCCTCGGCGAGGCCGGTTCTCAGCTTCCACTCACTTGCCAGATCCACACGTCCTCCCTTCCTGTCACCCCTCCTTGACGGGGAGGCCCGCTCGTCTGCTGCATGGCCACGATGAGAGCTGGGTCACAGGCCGAGGTGTAGGGATCCCTAACGACGCGGTGGTCCTGGCGAACCAGGCCGTGGTCGCTGGGTGGGCTGGCGCCGAGCGGCCTCAGTACTTCTGTCGGCCGCCCGGGTAACGGATCGGCTTACGGCATTCCGGCGCGTTTTCAGGTGCAGGCTCGTCGCCGAGCGCGTAACACAGGGCGGCGTGCAACTGCTCCGCTTCCACCACCGTCAGCACCAGCGATGCCAGGGATGCGCGACCGGGGCGGCGAACGTGAAGCGGCAGTTCAAACAGACCGTCTTTCCTTGGGCGCAGACCGTGTCCCGGTGCGGGACCGACTTGCCAGCCGTCTGACGCGTTACTCATTCCGGTCCCTCGTTCGTCCGAGTCGATCCGTGGCGCTCGCACCCCTCGGGCACCGGCAGACGCCCGCCGCGGCTCTCTGCGATCCGAAGCGCGTCTCGCAACGCCTCCATCAGGCGGTTCGAGAGGTAACGGAGCTCTCGGGCGTTCGCCTTTCGGTCGCGGAGCAGCAGGTGGGCGTGGCCGATGAGTTCGGCGCCCATCTGCAGCTGGACCGCTTCCATCTCGTCAGCCAGCCGCGACAGATACCCCTCGCCGTCCGCGTCCGGCACCAGGTAGCACGGCTTCCCGCCGGGGCCGGGCCAGGGCAGCAGTCGCGGTTGCGCACTCACCTGACCACCACCATCCCGTGCGGCGCGCACAACAGCTCGACCCGAGGCACGTCCTGCCGGCGCCCGTGCACCACCGGGTACGGCCGGACCAGCCGCACCTGCCGTAACACTCTCGACAGCGATCCGAGGATCCTGCCGATGCGGTTCGTCATGTCGACCTGCTTCCTTAGGGTCAGGTTGGCCATGCCCCGGGGCACCACGCGTGCCGCCGGGGCCTTCTCTTCGGGACGGTCAGGGGCGTGCGTCCGCGTCACAGCCGCCGAGGCACTGGAGGCGTGAGGGCGGGAGCTGTCAGCCCGTCCCGTCCCGGAGACGGCAACTCCCGCCGTGGAAATGTTGGGGCTATGGGACGTCCTGTTGAAGGCCATTGAGAGGACAGATAAAGGACTTATTCGGGACTCAGTGGCGGGAGTTGAGTGGCGTGGGGTCCTCAAACCGGCCTTCCGGGGCTACGGTGGGCTCAGTTGACCCACCCCGTACATAGCCGTGAGGAGGTCCAGTGCCCAGGCCAGTAGGAAACGCGCGGTTGAAGGCCGCCCGACAGGCGGCGGGATACGCCTCTCAGGAAGCCTTCGCCGAGGCGATCCGTCACACCGCTCCTCAGCTCGGCATAAGGTCGTTGCAGATCAGCGTGCGCCAGGTCCGCCGCTGGGAGTCGGCGAATCCGCCATGGCCGCAGCCTGATGTTCAGCGTGTGCTTGCGCACCTGCTGGGCCAGCCCATCGGCGAACTGGGATTCACCGCGCCGTGGGGCAGGTCCGGTTCTGCACCGGAGGGCCCCAATCGGCGGCCCGTCACCGCGTCAGGCGCTCCCGCGATCGGCCCCGCCCCCGGGCCGCTTCCCATCTCGAGCGATGCCACGCAACCGGTCACCGCAGGCACCGATTTCGCCACGATCACCGCCGCTCACCGACGCCTGTACTGGTCCGTGCAGCCGTCCCAACTCCACGCCAGCGTGGTGGAACACACCCGACTGGGCACAGCACTCATCGGCGAGACAACCGGCCGCTGCCGTACCACCCTTGCCGCCGCGCTCGCCGAGTCCTACCTGCTGGCCGGGCGGATCGACTTCTTCGACCTCCAACAGCCCCAGGCCGCGGGAAACGCGTTTGTGCGTGGTCTCCAGGCCGCGGGGGAGGCCGACGACTCGCTACTCGGAGCGGCGATCCTGGCTCATACCGCATTCATCCCCGGATGGGCGGGACAGCGAGAAGACGCCGAAGAGCGAATGTCCGCCGCCCGTGCCTACGCCCGGAGGGGCAATGCCCCCGCGCTGATGCTCGCTTGGCTTGACGCAGTCGAGGCCGAGTGCATGACGCGTTGCAGCGATACCCGTACGGCGCTGCGCCTGATAGCCCACGCCGAGCACGTGTTGGCCCACGACGAGGCAGACGAGCCCTGCCCGGTATGGATGGACTGGTTCACCCCGGTCCGCCTCGCCGCTTTCAAGGGCAACACGCAGCTGATCGCCGGACACACAGCCCAGGCCCGGACGACGCTGCTCGAAGTCCTGGGCAACCTGCCTGCCCACGACGGCAAACAGCGGACGATCATCCTCGGCGACCTGGCGGCCGTGGAGGCGGCGGCAGATAAGCCGGAAGAAGCCTGCCGATGGGCCAATGAAGCACTCGACCAGCTCGGCGCGACCTGGTACGCCGTCGGCATGGACCGGATCCGTGACGTACGCAAGC is from Streptomyces hygroscopicus and encodes:
- a CDS encoding peptide ABC transporter substrate-binding protein, coding for MSPFQTETSHRTAPAAAGLPRRSLLTTAAAIGGALGGSALLSGCSGAASASPTRAVPTHGPAGRPDRGGTLRIARPPASDAETLDPASALSAYEYLGALYNRLVRIGPDGTVAPDLAESWEPDAKATTWTFRLRRGVTFHDGRAFTSADAAYTLRHILDTATASPQAPVLSPLVDPKRLRTPDAHTLVVPLKSPHAEFPSLLTHYNCYVVPDGSARSIGRTGIGTGPFRLESFAAAGPGRVTAYPDHWAGRPVLDAIDFYSVADMQARSNALLAGQVDLLSQTNLDFATARVIAASDRATIARAENAQWYVLPMLTTEKPFTDVRVRQAMKLAYDPEHILKAALQGAGTAGWDNPVPPNDPTHTAAHPAHDPEQARHLLKKAGHERLAVDLYTSSYDPIFTPMALAYQESAGRAGIRIRVKTAAADSYYTQIWMKKPLMATYWYTGRPVDQLLNQVFRGGSSYNETAWSDKEFDALLDRARRETDAGRRRELYGQAQTLVIERGGAITPMFADRLVGISRKVRGYAEHGFEFDYLRIGLKGA
- a CDS encoding ABC transporter permease; protein product: MLTFLVRRVVSALGTLLLSSVLVFLAVQALPGDVATQVLGRDATPDAVAALRKQMGLDQPAWERYGHWISGALHGDFGTSLVTTKPVGGEVAQYLGNSALIAVVTILFAVTGSLVLGIVAGLYRDRWPDHLISTVSLVGMSVPEFVVATVLVLAFSVTVPVLPAVVLYGPGAGTGQLLPAVWLPAASLAIVMAAYIVRMARTSVIDVMASEYVTTARLKGLSTWRVVTRHALPSALLPTLHVIALNVAWLVGGVAVVENVFNYPGIGKLMLSSVQNRDLPVIQAIALISAVVYVLCNLAADLGSMALNPKLRTRGGRIR
- a CDS encoding peptide ABC transporter permease; translated protein: MSSLEDPMNSLKAPAPAPAPAPAPAPAPAGAAATAPPAPVRPGVAARTWRAVRSSRPTAIGLAIVAVHLVVALLAPLLTPYHPTTGDASHALLGPGADHWAGTDSYGRDVLTRVLYGGRYALGVSVTATVLTVALGAVLGCAAALRGGWLDDLLMRVLDAVLSIPAILVLLVIVTALGTGSAVIVLAIAVVCVPQVVRVVRGAALAVVPQDYVTAARARGESTWAILRREVLPNITDVVCVEFAMRASWVVLLISSLSFLGFGADPPTPDWGLMVSENRTAITVVPMASLAPIIALATLVVGLNLAADGLSKAWGVDRIREGS
- a CDS encoding peptide ABC transporter ATP-binding protein; its protein translation is MTAVTSADANVPAETTPIVSVDALSVAYRSGGSGGREVPVVDEVSLEVGPGRTLALVGESGSGKSTVAATLLGHLRHGSRLTGGRVAVEGKDVFALSARELRRLRGGTVAMVSQNAGHALTPSMRIGRQIAEAGGEVPVTDLLEQVRLPHPRELARRYPHELSGGQQQRVAIAMAIAARPKVLVLDEPTTGLDVITQRGVLDLVGTLREELGLAAVLVSHDLGVVAHMADEVCVLRAGRVVEAAPTRRLFAAPADPYTRRLLASVPRVADAGLALVGEDGTREIRPRAEVPADAAEALDVREVTIDYGTSRAVDGVSFNVRRGEVLALVGESGSGKSTIAWSLAGLRGASGGTMRATSGDAAAGASGGASGSVSGGDLGAPARRRPLALRRTVQLVFQNADTSLNPRRSVGDAIRRPLRFFGSAGSRGEAASRARKLIADVRLDPDFADRLPAQLSGGQRQRIGIARALAGEPEVLIADEITTALDVSVQADVLRLLDDLRRERDLACLFISHDLAVVRGIADRVVVLRHGVVVEEGPTDAVFEGPGHPYTRALMAAALEPDPEAAGEGAAASAEEWADAAEPGAIWDELGGGHRVRRWRPADG
- a CDS encoding hydrolase — its product is MKYRETFDREVRVEDVWIPTRDGKTRLHARIWRPADAETAPVPALLEYLPYRKSDWTAPRDAQRHPWYAGHGYASVRVDLRGSGDSEGVMLDEYTATELADGVDVVNWLAEQPWCTGKVGMFGISWGGFNSLQIAALRPEPLKAIVTVCSTDDRYDNDVHYTGGAVLGIDMLAWAGTMLAFTARPPHPTSVGEDRWLPMWRERLDALEPYLHTWLAHQERDDYWRHGSVCEDYGAIEAAVLAVGGWADPYRDTVLRLLEHLDAPVRGLIGPWSHQYPDRGLPPGPAIGFLQETLRWWDHWLKDEPTGVLDEPPLRAWINAPVPPATSYDTMPGRWVGEDAWPSPSVAWDERPLGGPADEPVIVRSPLHTGLDAGRFFPFGNATDLPPDQRAEDGRSVCFDSAPLTGRVEILGRPRVRLRLDSATPRAHVIARVCDVAPDGSSTLVTRGVLNLLSRKGRDKAVEWRPGREEDVEFELNATGYAFPPGHRIRVAVSDAYWPWVWPHGERGRLTVRPGDSALLLPVRDPGADAGRPSIVFEEPEQAAPLAVTVDPPAEPRPERTVTHDVATGEWVLDVDPNYGGSRTYPDGLRYEESAREIYRIRSDDPLSAVASSRWTIRLRRGAWDTEVITAVELRATAEEFIMDSSIEARANGETVATRAWHHTTPRTSA
- a CDS encoding TetR family transcriptional regulator gives rise to the protein MTSASGRRPARRAVDASRRTRQPTEVRRRLIVEAAVPLIAERGTKGVGVREVAAAAEVSVGTVTYHFESVQEVLSEAMVLHIERYYAALSEAAATATSGAQGLRLLIDALFTDDTDQHWRMWFDYWNAGERDQSFARGQAERYEAWHGEIRSLVQRGRDEGDFVCDDPADFALRFSALADGLALRRLRQAPALTVADARRHLRRFVAAELEG
- a CDS encoding ECF subfamily RNA polymerase sigma-24 subunit, with the translated sequence MDLASEWKLRTGLAEAGSAEMDFHGFVATRSAALFRGALVLTGNREAAEDLVQETLERACRKWRTIAAKDAPDAYVRRIMVNLANDRWRRFRRMVPHQDSGERAVAGDEYGRIDSRDQLVRALQCLPMRMRTVVVLRYFHDLSDAEIAADLGISPSTVRSQLARGMDKLRSQFPALSGPSPRQLTEGTR